The genomic window GAGTCGCCTGGATATACCGCGTCATCGGAATTTCGATTTCGACCAATTCCGCACCAAGCGAGCGCAATTGCGCGATGGCGGCACGGACCGCGCCCTCGACCTCAGGATCGACCCGGTCGAAATAGTAGTTGCGCGGTACACCGACCCGAACCCCCCGCAGGTCGGCATCGAGCCCGTGCTCGATCGATGCACGCGACTGGCCGACCGAGCCGCGTGGGCCGTATCCAGCCAGCGCGCCAAGCACCACAGCGGCGTCGGAGACCGTGCGGGTAATCGGACCGATGTGGTCCAGCGACCACGACAGTGCGATCACGCCGTCCTGCGGTATCAGGCCGTAGGTCGGTTTGAGTCCGACAACCCCGTTCAACGCGGCAGGCACTCGAATCGACCCGCCCGTGTCGGTACCCAGCGCGAACGTCGCCGCGCCCACCGCGACCGCCACGGCCGACCCGCCACTGGAGCCACCGGCGACCCGTCTGGAATCCCATGCGTTCTTGGTCTGCGGAGTGGTCAGGCCGTAGGCGAATTCGTGGGTGTGCGTCTTGCCGACCAACACCGCGCCAGCCGCGGTCAACCGCGCGGCGACCGCGCTGTCCGCGGTGGCTCGATGTCGCGCACGCACCCTCGAACTGGCGGTAGTCGGCACGCCGCCGACGTCGATCAGATCCTTCAGCGCCATCGGGATTCCGCGCAATGGATCAACCGCGTCGACCGCGGTGGCTGCGCGTTCGAGATTTCGCGCAGCTCGGCGTGCCCGTTCGGCCGTGACCGTGACGTAGGCCCCCAGTCGCGGCTCGGTGTGTTCGATCCGGTCCAACACTGAGTCGACCAGCTCGACCGGGGACAGGCGTCGCGCTCGCAATGCCTCGGCCGCGTCGACCAGCGACAGCTCATACGGTCGCATCGGTCGCCTCCGTCCGCCGGTCCGACGCCGCCAGCGGTGGTGTCTCGCCGAAATCCAGCTCGCGCAGCACGGATACGACGTCATGCACATGGTCGGCGGTGGCCGCGACAACTGCGGACCGGTCGGCGGCCAACGAGAGGCCATGGCGGCCCGCCCATCGGCCGACCTCGTCCGCGGTGAGTTCGGTAGACATCCACATTCCTCTCAAAAGCTAATCGTTTGCATTAAGTGACCCTAGGGCCTAATGTCCACTAACGCAAACGGTAAGCTTTTACGAACGGAGAGTGCCATGCCCAACACACCGACTTCGTGGCACGTAGGCAGCCTGGTCGTCCATCGCGTGGACGAGGTTCCACTACCTCCGCCCACCGGTTCCTGGTTATTTCCTACTGCGACAACAGCTCTCATCGCCGAACAGCGCTGGCTCCATCCGGATTTCGCCGATGAGGAAGGGGCGCTGCGGCTTTCGAGCCACACCTTCGCTGTCAAGGCATCCGGGCTGCGAATCCTGGTCGATACCGGCATCGGCAACGGCAAGACCCGGGCGAATCCCGCATGGCACAACCTGCGCAGCGACTACCTCAGACGCCTATCCGCGGTCGGCTTCGCCCCCGACGCCGTCGACCTGGTGATCATGACCCACCTGCACACCGACCACGTCGGATGGAACACGTACGCGGTCGACGGCACCTGGATGCCCACCTTTCCCAACGCCCGCTACCTCGCCTCGCGCACCGAGTGGGAGTTCTGGGCCGGCTACGACATGGACGCGCCACGCAGGCAGATGTTCCGGGACTCGATCGACCCGATCGAGGACGCGGGATTGCTCGACCTGATCGATGTTCCGGACGCCGGCACCGACATCATCCCGGGCCTACAACTGATCCCCACCCCAGGACACACTCCAGGCCAGGTCGCGGTGCGACTCGACGACGGCGAAGCGGCGGCGCTGATCACCGGCGAC from Nocardia iowensis includes these protein-coding regions:
- a CDS encoding amidase yields the protein MRPYELSLVDAAEALRARRLSPVELVDSVLDRIEHTEPRLGAYVTVTAERARRAARNLERAATAVDAVDPLRGIPMALKDLIDVGGVPTTASSRVRARHRATADSAVAARLTAAGAVLVGKTHTHEFAYGLTTPQTKNAWDSRRVAGGSSGGSAVAVAVGAATFALGTDTGGSIRVPAALNGVVGLKPTYGLIPQDGVIALSWSLDHIGPITRTVSDAAVVLGALAGYGPRGSVGQSRASIEHGLDADLRGVRVGVPRNYYFDRVDPEVEGAVRAAIAQLRSLGAELVEIEIPMTRYIQATHWGLMVPEASAYHERSLRSVPDRYTDEVRVLLEAGALVSAGDYLRAQRARVLMREAWVRMLAEVDVIAAPTVPVTAVESGQELVGWPDGTVETVADCYVRLSSPANITGVPALTLPVGHDGSGLPVGMQLLGRPHGEAELLRVGHAYEQANPARKLAMPA
- a CDS encoding MBL fold metallo-hydrolase — translated: MPNTPTSWHVGSLVVHRVDEVPLPPPTGSWLFPTATTALIAEQRWLHPDFADEEGALRLSSHTFAVKASGLRILVDTGIGNGKTRANPAWHNLRSDYLRRLSAVGFAPDAVDLVIMTHLHTDHVGWNTYAVDGTWMPTFPNARYLASRTEWEFWAGYDMDAPRRQMFRDSIDPIEDAGLLDLIDVPDAGTDIIPGLQLIPTPGHTPGQVAVRLDDGEAAALITGDCIHHPIQLAHPDIVSCVDIDPTQAAATRRTLLASLADTDTLLLGSHFPPPTAGRVIRVADTYRLTSTHAETQTATW